The Henckelia pumila isolate YLH828 unplaced genomic scaffold, ASM3356847v2 CTG_461:::fragment_3, whole genome shotgun sequence genome window below encodes:
- the LOC140871781 gene encoding flavonoid 3',5'-methyltransferase-like: MKEKFTGTILQSHALSMYILEKMAYPREHEQLKEIRMATVDKYDFKSMMNVPADEGLFISMLLKIMNAKKTIELGVFTGYSLLSTALALPDDGKIVAIDPDREAFETGLPFIQKANVAHKIQFIQSDANIVLKEFVENGESGTFDFAFVDADKDNYINYHEKLLDLVKVGGIIAYDNTLWGGTVAISDEDEMEHYLRVWRQAVIDFNEFLAKDSRIELALLSVGDGLTLCKRLK, translated from the exons TATATTTTGGAAAAAATGGCTTATCCCAGAGAGCACGAACAACTCAAAGAAATAAGGATGGCAACTGTCGACAAATACGATTTCAA GAGCATGATGAATGTACCTGCCGACGAGGGATTGTTTATATCTATGTTGTTGAAGATTATGAATGCAAAAAAGACCATCGAACTCGGAGTTTTCACCGGCTACTCGCTTCTATCGACTGCTCTAGCCCTCCCCGACGATGGAAAA atTGTAGCAATTGATCCAGATAGGGAAGCATTCGAGACTGGATTGCCATTCATCCAAAAGGCAAATGTGGCGCACAAGATTCAGTTCATTCAATCTGATGCCAATATTGTTCTCAAGGAATTTGTAGaaaat GGTGAAAGTGGAACCTTTGACTTTGCATTTGTGGATGCTGATAAAGATAATTACATAAACTACCATGAGAAATTACTGGACTTGGTGAAAGTTGGAGGAATCATAGCCTACGACAACACGCTGTGGGGCGGAACCGTTGCGATCTCGGATGAAGATGAGATGGAGCATTATTTGAGGGTTTGGAGACAAGCAGTCATAGATTTCAATGAGTTCTTGGCTAAGGATTCTCGTATTGAATTGGCTCTTCTTTCTGTTGGAGATGGCCTCACCCTTTGCAAGCGTCTCAAATAG